In Lodderomyces elongisporus chromosome 2, complete sequence, the following proteins share a genomic window:
- the BNI4 gene encoding bud neck involved protein produces MSSNTYEDSNFDEFFSEDNFYSSCNTGNSSQHIKKVRESVSIPHSLSTRSIKDGLNGTINTKGTGNGNGNGNGANSLKNARGLSSLNNRTSIIKSSPSLKALESILNEKSKSHSSPKPLVNETLEEEDEEEEEYGKQNKNKNKNKNENGNGNGNGNEKEVGSVKYEKVEFPPKKSQVSKTQVSPTPPPPPPQTKTAQTVLAAPVSFKNLNKTNDTLTSLQTFETATESLDSSSPKKQLHQQHSHNNEQNSVRSHHATKSMVSTISGSGYSTDDTPILQQPPTLQTFVPHSFDSPLLKVVETGSAPAYDTSASAGATVSPTSPLPPLPQQQQQQQQQQQHLPNKDDHTWIDDSTISYMDESQNTIGKNPDGEKQKPNHARTNNSHSDAVTETGVSSKNKNDKNGAQKKFTNPTNNPTITTNSNTDTTVGLTNINSLSPPNKSSDGADNSLPTQLSNTNTATNHFSTSLATPNSASSTTNTSFKTKPRGTFTSLLRAETPAPRTTTSADSEKTTLGNSPSQTFTSHLRDKPLPAVVHHSSKSRRDSYQSEEFDPEVDYTRKFSTTSEAKTNTSPSQPKTSMTGSSTTVGKYNEYNGNTLTSNAKSQQNPTITNASPRMPNNRSNSTFSLNLTKKSKGNGSVSDTRSAPPLLKKRSATMDDLSKVSMQNGAKQPEEKKKFSFKSLFKSKSKNHSLSKETGNSSSAKQKTFASKSVSSTSIPVESNGGEENYKWGNSQFVPATGTNAANGGNSAISTNTANNVDASVDGDGDGDGNDEHLPPLVKTKSNTSIMNVFRKNKSFDQLDKMSNKALRNSNDINSNESKSKLQHSNNKNSIVSKNAKIDANAKQNSAASPIAKPGSINYIREVSENSITPIPKISLDGRISTSSSDDFADADAMSFEKSNDEENFDIYDSKNLTHDPPKKRAMGTSYGEEISLVQPLIDSTQFGSPFKVNYHSNSPEHRKQKTGVLTSNSGGNNSNTLNNDNNSISGKNNNNDRDRMVRVSRPPRTRPLSSTPSPNPNRYPSLKDHGSQNSKVQSLVGETLFPRSLSAHEVESIVSLERSRSIRSVKSNKRSSFVNYDGSDDNIIQYNGPVSSPQNTSIGRTNSILRNSISMSNVNNDETEDSLIDANILQSSPFPNYLEARGESEGKSEGKLEKEELKGNTGDDKVLDSLDYDQFMEFSEFLDVENLNFNYSPSQIRSVTSSPKAAIDLKHSSRKISELLQDADADVDVDVDVKAVGRDDMLASSNATKPNAKSVLALTPEPQEVVENSVGTPSIVVTETFEPLHINPLTSTTSEREMTQPFPTSVAFDSRTPSPSPLSMERNESPKTSVEVVDEGTSDVEETSQQRKGLKATETADDYYINKDELSNESPQIEIQNSPTEEEIAKSKTSPIFNTALQTNDARKFNNRPISMSFKGFTPPTFSGKIAQHDLRSSDSHQSFNVSFTDDDASVGAGFGTTSEDENDEDEIDNFEFGDENNFLKDYEKENTASYKRPLPSQGSSQESHIPQSQPLQQSQQSQQLQQSQYQEPLLRTPPSKNPSKFDNEHITSNNLSMIQPQPPFGQKFSHNKIPSISDQSSTNSSPRSITSFIGKWKKGYQSQGQFPRPAPPPPTVRPSSKETGVRFSSRIILYDTYNGDEYDRHPDTATCNQLTPLLAQQIKEEMNLIKSEMDVHVDSRCYTQFF; encoded by the coding sequence ATGTCATCAAACACATATGAAGACTCCAACTTTGATGAATTCTTTTCGGAAGACAACTTTTACTCATCGTGTAATACGGGAAACAGCTCACAGCATATAAAAAAGGTACGAGAATCCGTACTGATTCCACACTCTTTGAGTACACGAAGTATTAAGGATGGTCTTAATGGAACTATCAATACGAAAGGAactggaaatggaaatggaaatggaaatggagcCAACTCATTAAAGAATGCAAGAGGATTGTCATCATTAAATAATAGAACATCAATCATTAAATCTTCACCATCATTAAAAGCATTGGAAAGCATactaaatgaaaaaagcaaaagtcACCTGAGTCCAAAACCACTTGTTAATGAGACCTTGGAAGAGGAAgacgaggaagaagaggaatatggaaaacaaaacaagaacaagaacaagaacaagaacgaaaatggaaatggaaatggaaatggaaatgagAAGGAGGTGGGGCTGGTGAAGTACGAAAAAGTAGAGTTTCCACCAAAGAAATCACAAGTGAGCAAGACTCAAGTATCACCAACTCCtcctccaccaccaccacagaCAAAAACGGCTCAAACTGTTTTGGCTGCTCCTGTAAGCTTTAAAAACTTGAACAAGACCAACGATACTTTAACCTCTTTACAAACATTTGAGACAGCTACCGAATCACTAGACTCTCTGAGCCCCAAAAAACAACTTCATCAACAGCATCTGCATAACAACGAACAAAACTCAGTAAGATCACATCATGCAACAAAGTCTATGGTATCAACAATCAGTGGAAGTGGATACAGCACAGATGATACACCCATTCTTCAACAGCCACCAACACTTCAGACATTTGTACCACACTCATTTGACTCCCCCTTGTTGAAAGTTGTGGAAACTGGTAGTGCTCCTGCATACGACACCTCTGCTTCAGCTGGTGCTACCGTTTCTCCTACTTctccactaccaccactaccacaacaacaacaacaacaacaacaacaacaacaacacttACCCAATAAAGACGATCACACGTGGATTGATGACTCAACTATTTCATACATGGACGAATCACAAAATACAATCGGCAAGAATCCTGATggggaaaaacaaaaaccaaatcatGCTCGTACAAATAACTCACATAGCGATGCGGTTACCGAAACAGGCGTGTCgctgaaaaataaaaatgataaaaatggcgcacaaaagaaatttacGAACCCAACTAATAATCCCACCATCACTACCAATTCTAACACCGACACCACAGTTGGTTTGACAAATATTAATTCTCTTTCACCCCCAAACAAACTGCTGGATGGTGCAGATAACTCCTTACCAACACAATTATCTAATACAAACACCGCCACCAATCATTTTAGTACCTCGTTGGCCACACCTAACTCAGCCTCTTCCACCACAAACACCTCCTTCAAAACTAAGCCTCGAGGCACCTTCACACTGTTGTTGCGAGCAGAGACCCCTGCGCCCAGAACAACTACATCGGCAGACTCtgaaaaaacaacattGGGAAATTCTCCCTCACAGACATTTACACTGCACTTGAGAGACAAACCATTACCAGCAGTTGTTCACCATTCTTCAAAGTCAAGGCGTGATAGTTATCAATCAGAAGAGTTTGATCCTGAAGTGGACTATACAAGAAAATTTTCTACGACGCTGGAAGCAAAAACTAACACATCTCCCTCACAACCAAAGACAAGTATGACTGGCTCTTCAACCACTGTGGGAAAATATAATGAATACAATGGCAACACTTTAACTTCTAATGCCAAAAGTCAGCAAAATCCAACCATCACCAATGCTTCTCCGCGAATGCCCAACAATAGGTCAAACTCTACATTTTCGCTCAatttaacaaaaaaatccAAAGGGAATGGCTCAGTACTGGATACCCGTTCAGCTCCACCTTTattaaagaagagaagTGCAACGATGGATGATCTAAGTAAAGTTTCTATGCAAAATGGTGCAAAACAACCagaggagaaaaagaagtttaGTTTTAAATCTCTCTTTAAATCAAAGTCCAAAAACCATTCTTTAAGTAAAGAAACTGGAAATAGCTCTTCTGCAAAGCAAAAGACATTTGCATCCAAATCAGTTTCTTCTACAAGTATTCCTGTTGAATCAAATGGGGGCGAAGAGAACTATAAATGGGGTAATTCACAGTTTGTGCCGGCTACTGGTACTAATGCTGCAAATGGTGGAAATTCTgcaatttcaacaaatacTGCAAATAATGTTGATGCGAgtgttgatggtgatggtgatggtgatggtaatgATGAACATCTTCCACCACTTGTCAAGACTAAATCAAATACATCAATTATGAATGTTTTCCGCAAGAACAAATCTTTTGACCAATTGGATAAAATGAGCAACAAAGCATTGAGAAATAGTAATGACATCAATCTGAATGAGTCAAAGAGTAAACTTCAACACAGCAATAATAAGAACAGTATCGTCTCAAAGAATGCAAAGATCGATGCAAacgcaaaacaaaatagtgCAGCGTCACCGATTGCAAAGCCAGGATCCATAAACTACATTCGTGAAGTGAGCGAGAACAGTATAACCCCAATTCCTAAGATATCTCTTGACGGTCGGATATCCACATCAAGTCTGGACGAttttgctgatgctgatgcaATGTCGTTTGAAAAAAgcaatgatgaagaaaactTTGACATTTATGATTCTAAAAACTTGACTCATGAcccaccaaaaaaaagagcaatgGGAACCTCATATGGAGAAGAAATACTGTTGGTGCAACCATTGATTGACTCCACCCAATTTGGCTCTCCATTCAAAGTCAATTATCATTCTAACTCGCCAGAGCACAGGAAGCAAAAAACTGGGGTATTGACAAGcaatagtggtggtaataaCAGTAATACTCTCAATAATGACAATAACAGCATTAGTggcaaaaacaacaataatgacCGAGATCGAATGGTTCGAGTTTCTAGGCCACCAAGAACTCGTCCATTGTCTTCAACTCCCTCGCCCAATCCTAATAGATACCCTAGTCTCAAAGATCACGGTAGTCAGAACAGCAAGGTACAACTGCTTGTTGGTGAAACGTTATTTCCTAGATCACTCAGTGCTCATGAAGTGGAGAgtattgtttctttggAAAGATCGAGATCAATTCGTTCTGTGAAATCAAACAAGAGAAGTTCGTTTGTCAATTATGATGGAAGTGACGATAATATTATACAGTACAATGGTCCAGTATCGTCGCCACAGAATACTAGTATTGGTAGAACCAACTCGATTTTGAGAAACTCCATAAGTATGAGCAATGTGAATAACGATGAAACGGAGGATAGTTTGATTGATGCGAATATATTGCAACTGAGTCCTTTTCCAAACTATTTGGAAGCAAGAGGAGAATCAGAAGGAAAATCAGAAGGAAAGttggaaaaggaagaacTCAAGGGAAATACCGGGGACGATAAAGTGCTTGATCTGCTTGATTATGATCAGTTTATGGAATTTAGTGAATTTCTTGACGTtgagaatttgaattttaaCTACTCGCCATCTCAAATTAGGTCTGTTACATCTAGTCCCAAGGCGGCGATTGATTTGAAGCATTCGTCTAGGAAAATAAGCGAGTTACTACAAGATGCTGACGCTGATGTTGATGtcgatgttgatgttaaAGCCGTTGGAAGGGATGATATGCTTGCATCATCAAATGCAACCAAACCAAATGCAAAACTGGTTTTGGCACTAACCCCAGAACCACAAGAGGTGGTAGAAAACCTGGTAGGTACACCTTCAATTGTGGTTACTGAAACTTTTGAACCTTTGCATATCAACCCCCTTACTCTGACAACATCTGAGCGTGAAATGACTCAGCCTTTCCCTACTCTGGTTGCATTTGACTCAAGAACTCCGTCTCCATCGCCATTATCCATGGAACGTAATGAGTCGCCGAAAACAAGCGTAGAAGTGGTTGATGAAGGTACTAGCGATGTTGAAGAGACCAGTCAACAGAGAAAGGGATTGAAAGCCACGGAAACCGCCGACGACTATTACATCAACAAAGATGAATTAAGTAACGAATCAcctcaaattgaaattcAGAATAGTCCAACTGAAGAGGAAATAGCCAAATCCAAGACATCGCCTATCTTTAATACTGCTTTACAGACGAACGATGCTAGAAAGTTTAATAATCGACCAATATCAATGTCGTTTAAAGGTTTCACTCCACCAACATTTTCAGGTAAAATAGCACAACACGATTTACGGAGTAGTGACTCGCATCAGTCATTCAATGTTTCATTTACTGACGATGATGCATCTGTCGGAGCAGGTTTTGGAACCACTagtgaagatgaaaatgatgaagatgaaattgataattttgagtttggagatgaaaacaattttttgaaggattatgaaaaggaaaatactGCTCTGTACAAAAGACCTTTGCCAAGCCAAGGCTCAAGTCAAGAGAGCCACATTCCACAGCTGCAACcactacaacaactgcaacaactgcaacaattgcaacaactgcaatACCAAGAGCCTTTGTTGCGAACTCCTCCATCGAAAAATCCCTCAAAATTTGATAACGAACATATTACATCAAACAACCTTTCTATGATACAACCCCAGCCACCATTTGGCCAAAAGTTCCTGCACAATAAAATACCGTCCATATCCGATCAATCATCTACAAACTCGTCTCCGAGATCAATCACGTCATTTATAGGAAAGTGGAAAAAAGGGTATCAAAGCCAAGGACAATTTCCAAGACCAGCACCACCGCCTCCAACAGTACGGCCATCATCAAAAGAGACGGGTGTGCGGTTTAGCTCGAGGATTATCTTATATGATACATACAATGGAGATGAGTATGATCGTCACCCGGATACAGCTACATGTAACCAGTTAACCCCATTGTTGGCACAACAGATCAAAGAGGAAATGAATTTGATCAAGCTGGAGATGGATGTGCATGTCGATAGTAGATGCTATACACagtttttttga
- the CSL4 gene encoding exosome 3'->5 exonuclease subunit ski4 (Csl4) (BUSCO:EOG092653O3), with amino-acid sequence MNSKIVVPGQYIVPTYKLENDQPIRYIPGRGTVVNQIQDPDSKKYLPVICATIVGSTYITKESNSESKSESESEPKEVDENSNSAEHKVKAATSGDKINLDETTSTYVVHVVAKGDSLPSNGVGAFDPVSTSINLPKENDIVLVRITRISQKQAWCEILAMENKHGHFQKNILADSGLGSNGATSHASLPAGGGSQHNFNIQSVASNTSNAQIYDIGENFRGIIRSQDIRSTERDRVVVGECFKPGDIVRAQILSLGDGQNYYLSTAKNNLGVVFAKSEGGAGSLMYPIDWQNMLDVDTGIVEKRKNANPFESI; translated from the coding sequence ATGAATTCGAAAATAGTCGTACCTGGCCAGTATATAGTGCCGACATATAAGCTTGAAAATGATCAGCCTATTCGATACATACCTGGCAGAGGCACAGTTGTCAATCAAATACAAGATCCCGATTCCAAAAAGTACTTACCTGTTATATGTGCCACTATTGTTGGGTCAACGTACATAACAAAGGAGCTGAATCTGGAACTGAAGCTGGAATCGGAATCGGAACCGAAGGAGGTTGATGAAAATTCAAACAGTGCGGAGCATAAAGTGAAAGCTGCCACACTGGGAGATAAAATTAATTTGGACGAGACAACCTCCACATACGTAGTCCATGTCGTAGCCAAAGGAGATTCGCTTCCCTCAAATGGAGTCGGAGCGTTTGACCCTGTATCGACATCAATAAATCTTCCCAAGGAAAATGACATTGTTCTAGTTAGGATTACACGGATATCTCAGAAACAAGCATGGTGTGAAATCCTTGCGATGGAAAACAAACACGGCCACTTTCAAAAGAATATCCTTGCTGACTCTGGGCTAGGCTCTAATGGTGCTACTTCGCATGCTTCATTGCCAGCTGGTGGTGGATCTCAGCATAATTTTAACATCCAAAGTGTTGCATCAAACACTTCGAATGCGCAGATATATGATATTGGAGAGAATTTCAGAGGTATAATAAGAAGCCAAGATATCAGATCAACTGAACGAGATCgagttgttgttggggAGTGTTTCAAGCCAGGTGATATTGTGAGAGCACAGATTTTGAGTCTTGGTGATGGACAAAATTATTACTTGTCCACtgcaaaaaacaatttgggTGTAGTGTTTGCGAAAAGTGAAGGTGGTGCTGGCTCTTTGATGTACCCTATTGATTGGCAAAATATGCTTGATGTTGATACAGGGATAGTtgagaagaggaaaaatgCCAACCCATTTGAATCGATTTAG
- the PDR16 gene encoding Phosphatidylinositol transfer protein (PITP) yields MFGKLKNKITASSSKTPPPSGDSSETSSLNEKIKNGLSTTHEGDDQQSLSSGASSSKNGLSASTPRYIPFDAPSTESHIPSEPKLTEEQKGMYLKVLKYFQNPDLCISTSEENHKHKIRCSPNDGGLLTAGEKSWLTRECFLRYLRATKWHVEEAIDRIELTLAWRREFGISEPFDKDNEVDGKLTGPENETGKEVILGYDNDSRPCLYLKPGRQNTKTSQRQVQHLVYMLEKVIDYMPSGQDSLALLIDFKAHPVGTQGGKIPPVGTGRQVLHILQTHYPERLGKALLTNIPWLGWTFLKIIHPFIDPLTREKLVFDQPFENYVPKVQLDKDFHGDVNFVYEHDKYWPKMIEISQEKKHKYFTRFEKFGACIGLSEVDLRGDNEELIHPVGTI; encoded by the coding sequence ATGTTTGGCAAATTAAAGAATAAGATAACTGCGTCAAGCTCGAAAACACCCCCTCCATCTGGCGATTCCTCTGAGACTTCATCCTTAAATGAGAAGATTAAAAACGGTCTTTCAACAACACACGAAGGTGACGACCAACAAAGCTTGAGCTCTGGCGCATCATCATCCAAAAATGGGTTATCTGCATCCACACCAAGATACATCCCATTCGACGCTCCTTCTACCGAATCGCACATTCCCTCGGAGCCCAAATTAACCGAGGAACAAAAGGGCATGTATTTAAAAGTATTGAAGTATTTTCAAAACCCAGACTTGTGTATATCTACCAGTGAGGAGAATCACAAGCACAAGATCAGGTGCAGTCCCAATGATGGTGGCTTATTGACTGCTGGTGAAAAATCGTGGTTAACGAGAGAGTGCTTTTTAAGATATTTGCGTGCAACCAAGTGGCACGTTGAGGAGGCAATTGACAGAATCGAGCTCACCTTGGCGTGGAGGAGAGAGTTTGGCATTAGCGAGCCATTTGACAAAGACAATGAAGTTGATGGTAAACTCACAGGTCCGGAAAATGAGACTGGTAAAGAAGTTATCTTGGGTTACGACAATGACTCTAGACCATGTCTTTACTTGAAACCTGGTAgacaaaacacaaaaacaagTCAGAGACAAGTACAGCACCTTGTGTACATGTTGGAGAAAGTTATTGACTACATGCCATCAGGTCAAGACTCCCTAGCattattgattgatttcaaGGCACACCCCGTGGGCACTCAAGGTGGTAAGATCCCACCAGTGGGTACGGGAAGACAAGTGTTGCACATCTTGCAAACCCACTATCCTGAGAGATTGGGTAAGGCATTATTAACAAACATTCCATGGTTGGGATGgacttttttgaaaatcatTCATCCATTCATAGATCCATTGACAAGAGAGAAATTGGTCTTTGACCAACCATTTGAGAATTATGTCCCAAAAGTTCAATTGGACAAGGATTTCCATGGCGATGTCAATTTTGTATATGAACATGACAAGTACTGGCCAAAGATGATTGAAATCAGTcaggaaaagaaacataaaTATTTCAccagatttgaaaaatttggcGCATGTATAGGGTTGAGCGAAGTGGATTTACGTGGTGATAATGAGGAGCTTATACACCCGGTAGGTACCATATAG
- a CDS encoding uncharacterized protein (MEROPS:MER0059846) has product MYGSGFFKSRVENYIPRTPIKFKPRHTNSKIATDSAEEKKSTTIPQLIQDDVPEFKPGHSFLVNPLLSSGHTQTAYTALNKFEKSHHVHYKREIITIENKTYQLPDGTRLKYDQWEGESTVALDYAMRQPWKSDPDHLKYRPSSQKEELPPRTEFKNPNEHLINNDETDKPLLVVLHGLSGGSYESYIRAVLEKLIEPPYNFDAVVLNSRGCAHHTITSPQLYNGLWTNDVRYLMNEVVATRWPNKRIYMMGFSLGGAILANYLGQEGSSVSSMIKGACMFGTPWDFPDGAHHLRESLIGHNVYSSTMCNNLLKLLNGHGILVENDFVKQYRDDPSQYNVKFLKDFDEIFTSRLFGLNSADEYYRFASPIQRLLKVRVPTLIVSSKDDPVVGSRSLPYSETKLNPYVTMVTTTVGGHLGWFTWNGERWYTQPICQFFKQLDQWDVDESSVTEADLPIDVSTSWKYDRLVKGMLPNSTEGKF; this is encoded by the coding sequence ATGTATGGGTCTGGCTTTTTTAAATCCAGGGTCGAGAACTATATTCCACGAACCCCCATCAAATTCAAACCTAGACACACAAATAGCAAAATTGCAACAGATCTGgcagaggaaaagaaaagtacaACAATCCCGCAACTTATCCAAGATGATGTCCCCGAATTTAAGCCGGGTCATAGTTTTTTGGTGAACCCGCTTTTGTCCTCAGGCCATACTCAGACAGCATACACTGCTTTGaacaagtttgaaaaactGCATCATGTGCATTACAAACGAGAAATCATTACCATTGAAAACAAGACATATCAGTTACCAGATGGTACCAGGTTGAAGTACGACCAATGGGAGGGCGAGAGTACCGTGGCATTAGATTATGCCATGCGCCAACCATGGAAATCTGATCCGGACCATTTAAAGTATCGACCATCTTCGCAAAAGGAGGAGCTTCCACCAAGAACCGAGTTCAAAAACCCTAATGAGCATCTCATCAACAATGACGAAACTGACAAGCCCTTGCTTGTGGTGCTTCATGGCTTATCTGGTGGGTCATATGAATCATATATTCGTGCAGTTCTTGAAAAGCTTATTGAACCACCATACAATTTCGATGCTGTTGTTTTAAACTCAAGAGGTTGTGCACACCACACAATAACCAGTCCACAACTTTATAATGGTTTATGGACAAACGACGTGCGTTATCTCATGAACGAAGTGGTTGCTACTAGATGGCCCAACAAACGAATATATATGATGGGGTTTTCGCTTGGAGGTGCGATTTTGGCAAATTACTTGGGCCAAGAGGGATCTTCTGTTCTGCTGATGATTAAAGGTGCATGTATGTTTGGCACGCCGTGGGATTTTCCTGATGGTGCCCACCATTTAAGAGAAAGTTTAATTGGCCATAACGTGTATTCGTCAACCATGTGTAACAATTTGCTCAAGTTGCTTAATGGACACGGTATCcttgttgaaaatgatTTTGTTAAGCAATACCGAGACGACCCATCTCAATACAATGTCAAGTTCCTTAAGGATTTTGATGAGATTTTCACCAGTAGATTATTTGGCTTAAATTCAGCAGATGAATACTACCGGTTTGCATCACCCATTCAAAGATTATTAAAAGTTCGCGTTCCTACATTGATAGTCAGCTCAAAGGACGATCCTGTTGTTGGATCAAGATCTTTGCCATACAGCGAAACTAAATTGAATCCTTATGTCACAATGGTGACTACCACAGTCGGTGGCCATTTGGGTTGGTTCACTTGGAACGGAGAGAGATGGTACACACAACCTAtttgtcaatttttcaaGCAATTGGATCAATGGGATGTAGATGAGAGTAGTGTTACTGAAGCGGACTTGCCAATTGATGTTTCAACTAGTTGGAAATACGACAGATTGGTGAAGGGCATGTTACCAAATTCCACCGAAGGGAAATTCTAA
- the APR1 gene encoding aspartic proteinase precursor (MEROPS:MER0000941): MQFSFSILSSIATTLLLLTNSNVADAKAHSLKLTRLSNEEMLDAQNFQDYTNTLANKYLNLFNKANGNPSYSAGAQQVLKNGEDVTEIPFVAPIAPQKGGKHDAPLTNYLNAQYFTEIQLGTPPQTFKVILDTGSSNLWVPSKDCSSLACFLHSKYDHDASSSYKANGSEFSIQYGSGSMEGYISQDILSIGDLVIPKQDFAEATSEPGLAFAFGKFDGILGLAYDTISVNHIVPPVYNAINQGLLDSPQVSFYLGDTNKDENDGGVATFGGYDESLFQGKITWLPVRRKAYWEVAFEGLGLGDEYAELIQTGAAIDTGTSLITLPSTLAEIINAKIGATKSWSGQYQVDCDKRDSLPDLTLTFSGYNFTLSAYDYILEVGGSCISVFTPMDFPKPIGDLAIIGDAFLRRYYSIYDLKKNAVGLAPSKV; the protein is encoded by the coding sequence atgcaattttcattttccatctTATCTTCAATTGCAACGAcgcttttgttgttgaccAATTCCAATGTTGCTGATGCCAAAGCACATAGCTTGAAATTGACGAGATTATCCAACGAGGAGATGTTGGATGCTCAAAACTTTCAGGATTACACCAACACTTTGGCAAACAAgtatttgaatttgttcAACAAGGCCAACGGTAACCCTTCATACTCTGCTGGTGCTCAGCAAGTGCTCAAGAATGGTGAAGATGTTACCGAAATCCCTTTTGTTGCTCCTATAGCTCCACAAAAGGGAGGTAAGCACGATGCTCCATTGACAAATTACTTGAATGCTCAGTACTTTACTGAGATTCAACTTGGAACTCCTCCCCAAACTTTTAAAGTTATTTTGGATACTGGTTCAAGTAACTTGTGGGTTCCTTCTAAGGACTGTTCCTCATTGGCTTGCTTTTTGCATTCCAAGTATGACCATGATGCTTCTTCATCGTACAAGGCCAATGGTTCTGAGTTTTCCATTCAGTACGGTTCTGGTTCGATGGAAGGTTACATTTCTCAGGACATTCTTAGTATTGGTGATTTGGTCATTCCCAAGCAAGACTTTGCCGAGGCAACTTCTGAGCCGGGATTGGCTTTTGCATTTGGTAAATTTGATGGTATCTTGGGCTTAGCTTACGATACTATTTCAGTTAATCACATTGTGCCGCCAGTTTACAATGCCATCAATCAGGGTTTGTTGGACTCTCCGCAAGTCAGTTTCTACTTGGGTGATACCAACAAGGATGAAAATGATGGCGGCGTAGCTACATTTGGTGGTTACGACGAGTCCTTGTTTCAAGGAAAAATAACTTGGTTACCAgtgagaagaaaagcttatTGGGAAGTTGCGTTTGAAGGATTGGGACTTGGTGACGAATATGCTGAGTTGATTCAAACAGGTGCTGCTATTGACACGGGTACTTCATTGATTACATTGCCTTCAACTTTGGCAGAGATTATTAATGCCAAGATTGGTGCCACAAAGTCCTGGTCTGGCCAATACCAGGTTGACTGTGACAAGAGAGACTCGTTGCCAGACTTGACCTTGACATTCTCTGGTTACAATTTCACTTTGTCTGCTTATGATTATATTTTGGAAGTTGGAGGATCTTGTATTTCCGTATTCACGCCAATGGATTTCCCTAAACCAATTGGTGACTTGGCAATCATTGGTGATGCCTTTTTAAGAAGATACTATTCAATCTAtgatttgaagaagaatgcCGTTGGATTGGCACCATCCAAGGTTTAA